The Nostoc cf. commune SO-36 genomic sequence ATGCGATCGCTTGTCTTACCTCTAATTTATCTAAAGGTTGCTGATTCCGGTTCAATACTAGATAACTTACTACACTACCTTCAGCTGCGATCGCTTGCCAATCACCTTTTTTACCACCTTCTTCCAAGCTCCGATTTTGATCTGGCTGTAGCGATAGATAAGCTACATCGATTGCACCTGTACGGAAAGCATTAAACAAATTAACCGGACTAGTTTGAATTTGCAGGTTAACACCCTTGTTAACTGGTTTTTCTCCCCAATATTTATCAAACACATCAAATCGAATGGAATCAGTACCATACTGTCCTAATTTGTAAGGGCCAGTCCCCACAAAAATATTCGGCTTGAATTTACCAGCACCGAGTTCGTAAGCTTTTGGCGAAACTGCACACACCCCAGGAAACGCCAGCAGTGAGGGAAACGCTGCAAAGGGTTTTTTCAGCTTAAAGGTTAACTCATACTCGCTTGTAGGTTTTACCGAATCTACTATATCACCTAGTAAGAATGAAGGTTTTCCTTTGTTTTGAATAAAGCGGTTGATGGTAAACGCCATTGCTTGAGCGTTGAAGGGAGTACCATCGTGAAAAACTACTCCCTGACGTAAGGGGATGGTATAAGTTAAACCATCTTGACTGACTTTAGGTAATGCTGTCGCTAGCTGGGGCTTAATTTCGGTGCTTCCTGGTTCGTAATTGTAGAGGCGATCGCTCATATTAAACACCAAACCCAAGGATGCTAACTCATAAGCATCAGCCGGATCAAGGGTTCTGGGCTTTGCTGTCGTACCGATAGTAATACGACCATCACCTGTAGGGCTATTTACAGAACCGGATGGCGGAGTAGTTGACTGCGGACGAGGAGCGCAACTAACAACTAAAAATAAACATAGACAGAACAAAGATAGGAATTGTGTAATCCGACCCCACCGTTTCACGGACAAGGAAAACCAGGTCATGGCAATAATATTATTTTTGATGTCAGAGGTCAGCAATTTTACTACATTTGTGAGACTTATGCTGAATCTTCATAATTATGGTGGTTCTCAGTTCTCCTGAGAATTTAAACCTAAGTATATATGTATAAAAAACAGAATTTGTCCAGATAAATAAAAGAAAATTTATCCTACATTTCATTTAGACATCTGGTGAAAAAGAAATTTCGCATCTCTATAAAAGAACTCTTGTACAAATAGGACTAACGCAAAAACCCTCCCAAACTCTCATTCCTCCGTGTCCTCTGCGTCCTCTGTGGTTCGTTTTCCATTACCTATTGTTTAGTACTGAAAAATTTTTATTTAATTAAGATTTTCAACATGGACTAAATTTGTCGTAAATTCATAGTTAATAGGACTTACGCACTGTACAAACAAATTATCTTGTGTATTAACGTAAATAGGTCGTTTCAGGCTTTTCTAAACCACCCTTGGTTAGTTGCGATCGCAAAAAGATAGTTGAAAAATCTAGCTAAAAGCCTTGAAAAGCATAACTGTCATTTCGGCTTTTCTGTCAATGCGTAAGTCCTAGTTAATAGGTCTTAGCTTTGACCTTAGCCCAAGTAATATACATTAAAACTTTGCCTGTTGCTGCTTGGGTACAGATTTTATCGTAAAGCTCGGCTGGATTGTCAAAAAGAAGAGCATTTATACATCAGCGACTAAAGCGATCGCGATATCGTTAACAGCAGATTGAAAGTCTAACTAGTGAGACTAAGACCGTGAAGTATTTCTTTCTATCTGAAGGATGGGCAGTTGCGAGAGTCTGGGCATCTGATGGACTCTGGCAAATAACCGCATGGCGACGCCAACCAGATATTCAGCGAATGAATATTTGTATAGTCGAAAACGAATTGCTATGGCTTTATCGAGTTGAAGAAGCCGTTTTAACTGTGGAAGTAAAGCCAACAACACCAGTAATTGCCAGTCAGACCATCGGTCAAGTAGTACTCAAGCGTCTGATGAGCGCTGAACAGGTAATCGAACGCCTGGGTACGGCTGAGACAAAGTGTCAACTGCAAAATATCCAGTTGGTAGTTCAGTAGATAGCGGGCATGGGGCATGGGAGAGAATTTTTTTCCCTCCTCGCTCTTGCTGGAGCTTTTTCTGGTCAATGCCCAATTCCCAGTGCCCAATTCCCAATGCCCAATGCCCCACTCATAGTAAAGAAAAGATAAGCAAATTTAATCTGTGAAGGGGATTGGTAGCAAAAAAACTTGGATATGCTACGCGATCGCATCAATTTACACGCTTGCAAACAATTCCATCAATAGTTACACTTTTTAAAACATTCTCATTTTTGCTTGGTGATGGCTACCCTACAAGGTAAACCTCCCGAAGCGAGTAAGCATTGTCAAAGCACCAACGCTGTCTAATCTTATAAGACTAAGCTGTGGTAAGGTTTTGGCTGTGGCAATAACAAAAAAACAAGAGAGAGTTTTCTGAGTGGCGAATTTCGTTTCTCAGAATCTCAGTAAGAAAATTGCTTTGTAAACTAACTCATCGAGGAGGAGCGTAGTCGATGGGACTACCCTGGTACCGAGTACATACAGTCGTCCTGAATGATCCAGGACGGCTGATTTCTGTACATCTAATGCACACAGCCTTAGTAGCAGGCTGGGCTGGTTCGATGGCACTCTACGAACTAGCTGTTTTTGACCCTAGCGATCCGGTTCTCAATCCGATGTGGCGTCAAGGGATGTTCGTTCTACCCTTCATGTCACGTTTGGGCGTTACCCAATCTTGGGGTGGTTGGAACGTTACTGGTGGCCCAGCAACTGATCCTGGATTTTGGTCATTTGAAGGTGTTGCTGCGGCTCACATCGTTCTTTCCGGTTTGCTCTTCCTAGCTGCCGTATGGCACTGGGTTTACTGGGATTTGGAACTCTTTAGAGATCCCCGTACTGGTGAACCTGCCCTAGACTTGCCAAAAATGTTTGGCATTCACCTGTTCTTATCTGGTCTACTTTGTTTTGGATTTGGTGCTTTTCACCTCACCGGACTATTTGGGCCGGGGGTATGGGTTTCTGACCCTTATGGAATCACTGGCACCGTCCAGGCAGTAGCACCAGAATGGGGCCCAGATGGTTTTAACCCATACAACCCTGGTGGTATTGCGGCTCACCACATAGCTGCTGGTGTTGTTGGTATTATTGCAGGCTTATTCCACCTCACAGTTAGACCCCCCGAACGGCTCTATAAAGCCCTGCGGATGGGGAACATTGAAACAGTACTCTCTAGCAGTATTGCAGCAGTCTTCTTTGCTGCTTTCGTCGTTGCTGGTACTATGTGGTACGGTAACGCCGCCACTCCCATCGAATTGTTTGGCCCTACCCGCTACCAATGGGATCAAGGCTACTTCCGTCAAGAAATTCAGCGCCGCGTTCAAACAAGCGTTGCTGAAGGTGCAACCCTTGACCAAGCTTGGTCGCAAATTCCCGAAAAACTGGCATTCTATGATTATGTCGGTAATAGCCCCGCTAAAGGCGGTCTATTCCGTACAGGGCCAATGGTAAAAGGTGATGGTATTGCCCAATCTTGGCAAGGTCACGCCGTATTCAAAGATTCTGAAGGACGGGAATTGACCGTGCGTCGTCTCCCCAACTTCTTTGAAACCTTCCCAGTGATTTTGAGCGATGCAGATGGAATTGTCCGCGCTGACATTCCTTTCCGTCGGGCAGAATCTAAGTATAGCTTTGAGCAAACTGGTGTCACCGTTAGTTTTTACGGTGGTGATCTCAATGGTAAGACCTTTACAGAACCAGCTGATGTGAAGAAGTATGCCCGTAAAGCTCAAGGCGGTGAAATCTTTGAATTTGACCGAGAAACCTTGAACTCTGATGGTGTATTCCGCACCAGTCCTAGAGGTTGGTTTACCTTTGGACACGCCGTATTTGCTCTGCTGTTCTTCTTTGGTCATCTCTGGCATGGTTCTCGGACAATTTACCGAGACGTATTTGCTGGTGTTGATGCGGATCTAGAAGAACAAGTTGAGTGGGGTCTATTCCAGAAAGTGGGTGACAAGTCAACCCGCCGGAAGGAAGCCCTTTAAAAGAAAAGGAACTGGGGACTGGGGATGGGAAAAACTTTTTTCAATCCCTAATAACCAGTACCGAATCCCTCATTACTAGCTGGATAAAGAGGAAATCGTAATATGGAAAGCGTTGCGTACATCTTGATTTTTACTCTGTGTATAGGTACTCTCTTTTTTGCGATCGCATTTCGTGAACCCCCTCGTTTTGAGAAACCAAAAGATAAGTAGATCCTATTCCCAGACCCTGAAGCGGATTTAATTTTAATATCCGTTGCCACACCCTTAGTAGCAACGGATATTATCGTGTTTACCCTTTATTAGTTTTAATTACTAAGTAAATAACCAATCATCTTTAGATTGTGATATAATTTCCAATCTTGGGAGTAGATATGTGTTAATACTAGCTTTTCTGCGCTAGGATGAAAAGGATATTAAGTGTAAGCTGCTATAAAAGCGCTTATATAAGGGATAACGCTTACCCACAACCTTTACGGAGACTAGAACCAGGAACAAATCAGCATGGTCAATCAGAATTTAACCGCTACAGAAATTGGATTTACTCACGAAGATTTCGCTGCTCTACTTGACAAATACGATTATCATTTTAGCCCTGGCGATGTTGTGCCAGGAACAGTTTTCAGTATAGAGCCGCGCGGCGCTCTGATTGACATTGGTGCTAAAACCGCAGCATATATTCCTATACAAGAAATGTCTATTAACCGGGTGGATAGCCCGGAAGAAGTCTTACAATCAAACGAAACGCGGGAATTTTTCATCCTCACCGATGAAAATGAAGATGGTCAATTAACTCTTTCCATTCGCCGCATCGAATATATGCGGGCTTGGGAGCGCGTGCGACAACTGCAAGCAGAAGACGCTACAGTCCGTTCTGGTGTATTTGCTACCAATCGCGGTGGAGCATTAGTGCGAATTGAGGGATTACGTGGCTTTATCCCAGGTTCTCACATCAGCACCCGCAAACCCAAAGAAGAATTGGTAGGCGAAGATTTACCATTGAAATTCCTAGAGGTGGATGAAGAACGCAACCGCTTAGTTCTATCTCACCGTCGGGCGCTAGTTGAGCGCAAGATGAACCGCCTAGAAGTCGGCGAAGTAGTGATTGGTACAGTTCGTGGTATCAAGCCCTACGGTGCTTTCATCGACATTGGTGGCGTAAGTGGTCTACTGCATATTTCTGAGATTTCTCACGAGCATATTGATACACCTCATAGTGTGTTCAATGTCAATGATGAAGTGAAGTTATGATCATTGACTTGGATGCAGAAAGGGGTCGGATTTCCCTATCTACCAAGCAGCTAGAACCTGAACCCGGCGACATGATTAAAAACCGGGATTTGGTCTACGATAAGGCGGAAGAAATGGCTGCTAAATATCGTGAACAGCTGCTAGCCAAGCAGCAAGGTGCTACTGCTGCAACAGGTGCATCTCTAGAAGCTTCAGAAGAAGAGATTCCGCCAGCAGCAGAACTTGACGAAGAGATTCCACCAGCAGCAGAACTTGACGAAGAGATTCCACCAGCAGCAGAACTTGAAGAAATTCCCGCAGCTACAGAAACTGAAGAAGAAATTCCCGTAGCAGCAGAACTTGAAGAAATTCCCGCAGCGACGGAAACTGAAGAAGAAATTCCCGTAGCTGTTGAAGAATAATAGATTTTTTATAGTTTTACTTCTTTTTAAGTAAGAGTATTAAATGATTGTAGAAAGAGGGTTTTTCCCTCTTTTTTTATGTGCAAAATCGTTAAAAGGAGAGAGTTCGGACGCGATTAATCGCATCTATTAGGAATAATAAGTCTTAACTTTTAACTAAATAAGTGGGGTGAAATATTGTGGTAACTATTAAATGTAGAAACATTACTTTTGATAATATCCAGGCAATTTTGTTTGACAAAAACGGTACTCTGGAAGATTCAGAAACTTATTTGCGATCGCTAGCACAAAAAGCAGCAAGATTAATAGATGCTCAAATTCCTGGAACAGGAGAACCTTTATTGATGGCATTTGGCATCAATGGCAATCTTTTAGATCCCGCAGGTTTAATATCAGTAGGAAGCCGCCGCGAAACTGAAGTTGCGGCTGCGGCATATATTGCTGAAAGTGGAAAAGGATGGTTTGAGTGCTTAAAAATAGCCCGTCAAGCTTTGGATGAAGCGGAAAAATACATTGGACAAACCCCTTCACCATTGTTTGTGGGTAGCCTAGACTTGCTGAAATACCTACAAAAAGGCGGATTAAAACTTGGCATCCTCTCGGCTGCAACAACTGAAGAAGTACGTAATTTTGTCGCCAATCACCAATTAAATGATTATATCCAACTAGAAATGGGAGTGGATGACGGGCCGGGTAAACCAGATCCAGTGCTATTTTTGCAAGCTTGCCAAGCCTTGGGAGTTGAACCAAGCGCTACATTGATGGTGGGAGATGCAGTGGGTGATATGCAAATGGCACGTAATGCCAAAGCCGCAGGTTGTATTGGTATCACTTGGGTGGGTAAGCCAGATAATGTACGAGGTGCGGATGTGGTGATTAATCAACTTGATGAAATCCAGATTTTGGAGGATTAATTTATAGCGCTTACCCGTATTTTTAGCTAATCGAAATAATTAAATTTTAGCTATAAGTTCCTACTCTTTCACTTGTTACCGCAACAGGTTCTGACTTGATATCATCTATCTTATTAAATTCTCCAGCCCGCCAGCTATCTGTTATATCCTTGATAAAACTGGCAATAGGGATCGCAATTAACAAACCTAACACTCCTCCCAACTTTGCCCCCAGCAGTAAAGAAATAACAACCCATACAGGATTTAAGCCGGTCAAATTGCCGAGAATTCGCGGTGCAACAATATTAGAATTAACTTGGTCGATGGCAACAGCTACACCTAAAACTTCCACCCCTAGCCAAAAATTTTGTAGCGCGACCAACAAACTTACTATGGCGATACCGACTCCTGTACCAAAGGGGAAAAGTGAAAACAAGCCAATACCAATACCAAAAAGTAAAGCTAGGGGAACTTGCAGTGCCACAAACACTAGTGTAATTGTCACACCTAACACAGCCCCTAATGTTGCTTGACCAATGAAGTAATTGTGGAAATCCTCTCGCAGTAATTCCCGCATTTTTGGCCCAATGTTATGGGGAAACCACTGAAAAATTCCGTCCCAAAGACGTTCGCCGTTCAATGTTAAGTAGATAGTTAGCACTACCGCCAGTAGAACATTGAGGACAATACCAATTGTATCGACGGCAAAACCAAGAATTCTACCAGTAAACGACTGAAG encodes the following:
- a CDS encoding ABC transporter substrate-binding protein, with product MTWFSLSVKRWGRITQFLSLFCLCLFLVVSCAPRPQSTTPPSGSVNSPTGDGRITIGTTAKPRTLDPADAYELASLGLVFNMSDRLYNYEPGSTEIKPQLATALPKVSQDGLTYTIPLRQGVVFHDGTPFNAQAMAFTINRFIQNKGKPSFLLGDIVDSVKPTSEYELTFKLKKPFAAFPSLLAFPGVCAVSPKAYELGAGKFKPNIFVGTGPYKLGQYGTDSIRFDVFDKYWGEKPVNKGVNLQIQTSPVNLFNAFRTGAIDVAYLSLQPDQNRSLEEGGKKGDWQAIAAEGSVVSYLVLNRNQQPLDKLEVRQAIASIIDRPLLNERALLGQADPLYSMIPTTFNVSVPLFKDKYGDANFDQAKKLLTTAGFSKENPAKVQVWYPSSSPTRSLAAQTLKSLVDVKMDGILQFEVSQAEGPAFFKDISKGLYPAALLDWYPDFLDPDNYVQPFLTCDKGSVAKGCEDGASQTQGSFYYSEAMNKLIDQQRKELNPEARQKIFAEIQTQVTTDVPYVPLWQSKDYVFARNGVGSVQLNPTQILVYQTIKK
- the psbB gene encoding photosystem II chlorophyll-binding protein CP47, with translation MGLPWYRVHTVVLNDPGRLISVHLMHTALVAGWAGSMALYELAVFDPSDPVLNPMWRQGMFVLPFMSRLGVTQSWGGWNVTGGPATDPGFWSFEGVAAAHIVLSGLLFLAAVWHWVYWDLELFRDPRTGEPALDLPKMFGIHLFLSGLLCFGFGAFHLTGLFGPGVWVSDPYGITGTVQAVAPEWGPDGFNPYNPGGIAAHHIAAGVVGIIAGLFHLTVRPPERLYKALRMGNIETVLSSSIAAVFFAAFVVAGTMWYGNAATPIELFGPTRYQWDQGYFRQEIQRRVQTSVAEGATLDQAWSQIPEKLAFYDYVGNSPAKGGLFRTGPMVKGDGIAQSWQGHAVFKDSEGRELTVRRLPNFFETFPVILSDADGIVRADIPFRRAESKYSFEQTGVTVSFYGGDLNGKTFTEPADVKKYARKAQGGEIFEFDRETLNSDGVFRTSPRGWFTFGHAVFALLFFFGHLWHGSRTIYRDVFAGVDADLEEQVEWGLFQKVGDKSTRRKEAL
- a CDS encoding photosystem II reaction center protein T — encoded protein: MESVAYILIFTLCIGTLFFAIAFREPPRFEKPKDK
- a CDS encoding HAD family hydrolase, which translates into the protein MVTIKCRNITFDNIQAILFDKNGTLEDSETYLRSLAQKAARLIDAQIPGTGEPLLMAFGINGNLLDPAGLISVGSRRETEVAAAAYIAESGKGWFECLKIARQALDEAEKYIGQTPSPLFVGSLDLLKYLQKGGLKLGILSAATTEEVRNFVANHQLNDYIQLEMGVDDGPGKPDPVLFLQACQALGVEPSATLMVGDAVGDMQMARNAKAAGCIGITWVGKPDNVRGADVVINQLDEIQILED
- a CDS encoding AI-2E family transporter, which gives rise to MQSANKLPRWLTIGLAFPIAILNGWLLLQVIQYFQPLVSIIAAAILLAFVLNYPIQFLQEQGVKRNLAIGGVLLLTAVVLGALGITLVPLIIQQLVELANVLPSWIDSGTQQLQAFQDWALSQQQLPINLSGLFTQLLERLSNQLQSFTGRILGFAVDTIGIVLNVLLAVVLTIYLTLNGERLWDGIFQWFPHNIGPKMRELLREDFHNYFIGQATLGAVLGVTITLVFVALQVPLALLFGIGIGLFSLFPFGTGVGIAIVSLLVALQNFWLGVEVLGVAVAIDQVNSNIVAPRILGNLTGLNPVWVVISLLLGAKLGGVLGLLIAIPIASFIKDITDSWRAGEFNKIDDIKSEPVAVTSERVGTYS